From Streptomyces griseorubiginosus, one genomic window encodes:
- a CDS encoding citrate synthase, with product MSDNSVVVRYGDGEYTYPVIDSTVGDKGFDIGKLRAQTGLVTLDSGYGNTAAYKSAITYLDGEAGILRYRGYPIEQLAERSTFLEVAYLLINGELPTVDELATFKNEITQHTLLHEDVKNFYRGFPRDAHPMAMLSSVVSALSTFYQDSHNPFDEKQRNLSTIRLLAKLPTIAAYAYKKSIGHPFVYPRNDLGYVENFLRMTFSVPAQEYDLDPVVVSALDKLLILHADHEQNCSTSTVRLVGSSQANMFASISAGINALWGPLHGGANQSVLEMLEGIQASGGDVDSFIRKVKNKEDGVRLMGFGHRVYKNFDPRAKIIKAAAHDVLSALGKSDELLDIALKLEEHALSDDYFVSRSLYPNVDFYTGLIYRAMGFPTEMFTVLFALGRLPGWIAQWHEMIKEPGSRIGRPRQIYTGVVERDFVPVEQR from the coding sequence GTGAGCGACAACTCTGTAGTAGTGCGGTACGGCGATGGCGAGTACACCTACCCGGTGATCGACAGCACCGTCGGCGACAAGGGCTTCGACATCGGAAAGCTCCGCGCCCAGACCGGTCTGGTCACCCTGGACAGCGGCTACGGCAACACCGCCGCCTATAAATCCGCCATCACCTACCTCGACGGTGAGGCCGGCATCCTCCGGTACCGCGGCTACCCGATCGAGCAGCTGGCCGAGCGCTCCACGTTCCTGGAGGTCGCCTACCTGCTGATCAACGGCGAGCTCCCGACCGTCGACGAACTGGCCACGTTCAAGAACGAGATCACGCAGCACACCCTGCTGCACGAGGACGTCAAGAACTTCTACCGCGGCTTCCCGCGGGACGCCCACCCGATGGCCATGCTGTCCTCGGTCGTCTCCGCGCTGTCCACGTTCTACCAGGACAGCCACAACCCCTTCGACGAGAAGCAGCGCAACCTCTCGACGATCCGGCTGCTCGCCAAGCTTCCGACCATCGCCGCGTACGCGTACAAGAAGTCGATCGGTCACCCGTTCGTCTACCCGCGCAACGACCTCGGTTACGTCGAGAACTTCCTGCGCATGACCTTCTCGGTCCCCGCGCAGGAGTACGACCTCGACCCGGTCGTCGTCTCGGCCCTGGACAAGCTCCTCATCCTGCACGCCGACCACGAGCAGAACTGTTCGACCTCCACGGTCCGCCTCGTCGGCTCGTCGCAGGCGAACATGTTCGCGTCGATCTCGGCCGGCATCAACGCCCTGTGGGGCCCGCTGCACGGCGGTGCCAACCAGTCCGTGCTGGAGATGCTGGAGGGCATCCAGGCCTCCGGCGGTGACGTCGACTCCTTCATCCGCAAGGTGAAGAACAAGGAGGACGGCGTCCGCCTGATGGGCTTCGGCCACCGGGTCTACAAGAACTTCGACCCGCGCGCGAAGATCATCAAGGCGGCCGCGCACGACGTCCTCTCGGCCCTCGGCAAGTCCGACGAGCTGCTGGACATCGCGCTCAAGCTGGAGGAGCACGCGCTCTCCGACGACTACTTCGTCTCGCGCAGCCTCTACCCGAACGTCGACTTCTACACCGGCCTGATCTACCGCGCCATGGGCTTCCCGACCGAGATGTTCACGGTCCTGTTCGCCCTCGGCCGCCTCCCGGGCTGGATCGCCCAGTGGCACGAGATGATCAAGGAGCCGGGCTCCCGCATCGGCCGCCCGCGCCAGATCTACACGGGCGTCGTCGAGCGCGACTTCGTCCCGGTCGAGCAGCGCTGA